The Corynebacterium sp. SCR221107 genome includes the window ACCGACACGTGTTGTTGGAACTATAGGTTGTTTGTTGGTGTTGGTGTTGTGTTAGATACTGCATAGTGGACGCGGTGTTTTTGTTGTTGTTTTGTTTTTAGCAGGATGTTTGTTGTTTGTTGGTAAATTAGTACCAGTCGTCTGCACATCTTGCGATGCTTCCAACTCTGGCCTATCAACCCCATAGTCTGTGGGGTACCTCGAGTGAAACCTCATCTTAGAACAGGCTTCCCGCTTAGATGCTTTCAGCGGTTATCCCTTCCGTACGTAGCCAACCAGCGCTGCTACTGGCGTAACAACTGGCACACTAGAGGTACGTCCGTCCCGGTCCTCTCGTACTAGGGACAGCCTTCTTCAAGTTTCAACGCGCGCGGCGGATAGAGACCGAACTGTCTCACGACGTTCTAAACCCAGCTCGCGTGCCGCTTTAATGGGCGAACAGCCCAACCCTTGGGACCTACTCCAGCCCCAGGATGCGACGAGCCGACATCGAGGTGCCAAACCATCCCGTCGATATGGACTCTTGGGGAAGATCAGCCTGTTATCCCCGGGGTACCTTTTATCCGTTGAGCGACACCACTTCCACACGTAGGTGCCGGATCACTAGTCCCTACTTTCGTACCTGCTTGAGCTGTCACTCTCACAGTCAAGCTCCCTTGTGCACTTACACTCAACACCTGATTGCCAACCAGGCTGAGGGAACCTTTGGGCGCCTCCGTTACATTTTAGGAGGCAACCGCCCCAGTTAAACTACCCACCAGGCACTGTCCCCAACCCAGATCATGGGCCAAGGTTGAGGTGCTCAATCCGATCAGAGTGGTATTTCAACTTGCGACTCCACACCACCTAGCGATGATGCATCAACGTCTCCCACCTATCCTACACAAACCGAACCAAACACCAATACCAAGCTATAGTGAAGGTCCCGGGGTCTTTTCGTCCTGCCGCGCGTAACGAGCATCTTTACTCGTACTGCAATTTCACCGGGCCTGTGGTTGAGACAGCAGGGAAGTCGTTACGCCATTCGTGCAGGTCGGAACTTACCCGACAAGGAATTTCGCTACCTTAGGATGGTTATAGTTACCACCGCCGTTTACTGGGGCTTAAATTCTCCGCTTCGCACACCGCAAGGGTGTGCTAACAGGTCCTCTTAACCTTCCAGCACCGGGCAGGCGTCAGTCCGTATACATCAACTTCCACGTTTTCGCACGGACCTGTGTTTTTAATAAACAGTCGCTTCCCTCTATTCTCTGCGACCACCACCAGCTCAATCAGTCTGTCACCAGCAGTGGTCCCCCTTCTCCCGAAGTTACGGGGGCATTTTGCCGAGTTCCTTAACCACAGTTCACCCGAACGCCTTAGTATTCTCTACCTGACCACCTGTGTCGGTTATGGGTACGGGCCATGTACACACTCGCTAGAGGCTTTTCTCGACAGTATAGGATCACCAACATCCCCAACAATGGGTACGCATCACGCCTTACCCTTATATGTGATACGGATTTACCTATATCACGGGCCACACGCTTACACCACAATCCAATAAGTGGCTTGGCTACCAACCTGTGTCACCCCATCACTTGGCTACTACCAGATCAGGTCCCACGCACGCCCACCACAGATACAACAAGTTGCATATTGTGATGCTTGTGGGTGGTTAGTATCCCCGATTCACCATTGGGCGCGTATACACGGGTACCAGAATATCAACTGGTTGTCCATCGACTACGCCTGTCGGCCTCGCCTTAGGTCCCGACTCACCCTGGGAAGATTAGCTTAACCCAGGAACCCTTAGTCATCCGGCGGATATGTTTTCCACATATCATTCGTTACTCATGCCTGCATTCTCACTCGCACACACTCCACACCATCAAGTTACCCAGGTGCTTCATCGTCGTGCACGACGCTCCCCTACCCAACCAACAAACAAATGTTGATTGCCGCGGTTTCGGCGGTGTACTTGAGCCCCACTACATTGTCGGCGCAGAACCACTCGACCAGTGAGCTATTACGCACTCTTTCAAGGATGGCTGCTTCTAAGCCAACCTCCTGGCTGTCTTCGCGATCCCACATCCTTTCCCACTTAGTACACGCTTAGGGGCCTTAACCGGCGATCTGGGCTGTTTCCCTCTCGACCAACGGAGCTTATCCCCCGCAGTCTCACTGCCGTATTCTGACTTCACTGGCATTCGGAGTTTGGCTGACATTGCTAAGATTGTGGTCCCGCTCAACCAACCAGTAGCTCTACCTCCAGGAAGAAACACACGACGCTGCACCTAAATGCATTTCGGGGAGAACCAGCTATCACGGAGTTTGATTGGCCTTTCACCCCTACCCACAGCTCATCCCCTCAGTTTTCAACCTAAGTGGGTTCGCGCCTCCACAGCATCTTACTGCTGCTTCACACTGGCCATGGGTAGATCACCCCGCTTCGGGTCCAGAACATGCCACTAAAAACACCCTCGTTAGGATTCGCTTTCGCTACGACTACCCCACACGGGTTAACCTCGCGACATGCCGCTGACTCGCAGGCTCATTCTTCAAAAGGCACGCCATCACCCCACAAAAGAGGCTCTGACGGATTGTAAGCACACGGTTTCAGGTACTATTTCACTCCCCTCCCGGGGTACTTTTCACCATTCCCTCACGGTACTATTCCGCTATCGGTCAACTTGAGTATTTAGGCTTACCGGGTGGTCCCGGCAGATTCACAGCAGATTCCACGAGCCCGCTGCTACTCGGGGACACCAACAACACAACCAACACCACCTTCACGTACGGGACTCTCACCCTCTACGGCAGGTCATCCCAAACCACTTCCGCTAACAGCATTGACATTGCGCACCCAGCTGGCAGACCAGGAACAGTTGAACCCCACAACACCACACACACAACCCCTGCCAGGTATCACATGCACATGGTTTAGCCTCATCCACGTTCGCTCGCCACTACTAGCAGAATCACAATTGTTTTCTTCTCCTACGGGTACTGAGATGTTTCACTTCCCCGCGTAACCCCCACACCAGCTATGAATTCACCAGTGGGTAACCGCACATAACCACGGCCAGGTTTCCCCATTCGGACATCCTCGGATCAACGCTTTATTGGCAACTCCCCGAGGCTTAACGCAGCCTTACACGTCCTTCATCAGCTCAAGCTGCCAAGGCATCCACCGTGTGCCCTTAACCAAACAACACACACACAAAAAATTGCCAAAGACAAAAAATACTAAAAACAAAGAACAAGAAAAAAAAATTAATTCTCACCCCACCCACACAACACACAGTCATGCAGGCACAATGAAATTACATCGCGTCCACTATACAGTTCTCACACAACACACCCCACCACCACCAACCACCCACACCCCACAAAAAAAGAGGCACAAAAAAAGGCAGCAGTAGCAGCAAGGCCACCAGAAACACACACATGCATGTTCCAGACACCCAACAGCACACCAACACACACAGTTTGAGAAACACAAAAAACCAGGACTGCAACACACAAGGTGGTGCGTATCATCCAGTCGATGCCACAAACCCCAACACCAGCCACACCCACCGTGTGGCACACATTCGTGTCGGGGTGGCGTGTTCCACCCGGATTAGAAAAAACAAATGGTGACTAACCAGCCACCAACACAAAAAAATATATGCTCCTTAGAAAGGAGGTGATCCAGCCGCACCTTCCGGTACGGCTACCTTGTTACGACTTCGTCCCAATCGCCGATCCCACCTTCGACCACTCCCTCCCCACAAAGGGGTTAGGCCATGGGCTTCGGGTGTTACCAACTTTCATGACGTGACGGGCGGTGTGTACAAGGCCCGGGAACGTATTCACCGCAGCGTTGCTGATCTGCGATTACTAGCGACTCCGACTTCATGGGGTCGAGTTGCAGACCCCAATCCGAACTGAGGCCGGCTTTCAGCGATTCGCTCACCCTCACAGGCTCGCAGCGCGTTGTACCGACCATTGTAGCATGTGTGAAGCCCTGGACATAAGGGGCATGATGATTTGACGTCATCCCCACCTTCCTCCGAGTTAACCCCGGCAGTCTCTCATGAGTCCCCGGCCGAACCGCTGGCAACATAAGACAAGGGTTGCGCTCGTTGCGGGACTTAACCCAACATCTCACGACACGAGCTGACGACAACCATGCACCACCTGTATACAAGCCACAAAGGGAAAGACCATCTCTGGCCCAGTCCTGTATATGTCAAGCCCAGGTAAGGTTCTTCGCGTTGCATCGAATTAATCCACATGCTCCGCCGCTTGTGCGGGCCCCCGTCAATTCCTTTGAGTTTTAGCCTTGCGGCCGTACTCCCCAGGCGGGGCGCTTAATGCGTTAGCTACGGCACAGAAGTCGTGGAAGACCCCTACACCTAGCGCCCACCGTTTACGGCATGGACTACCAGGGTATCTAATCCTGTTCGCTCCCCATGCTTTCGCTCCTCAGCGTCAGTTACTGCCCAGAGACCTGCCTTCGCCATCGGTGTTCCTCCTGATATCTGCGCATTCCACCGCTACACCAGGAATTCCAGTCTCCCCTACAGCACTCAAGTTATGCCCGTATCGCCTGCACGCCCGAAGTTAAGCCCCGGAATTTCACAGACGACGCGACAAACCACCTACGAGCTCTTTACGCCCAGTAATTCCGGACAACGCTCGCACCCTACGTATTACCGCGGCTGCTGGCACGTAGTTAGCCGGTGCTTCTTATACAGGTACCGTCACCAAAGCTTCGTCCCTGTCGAAAGAGGTTTACAACCCGAAGGCCGTCATCCCCCACGCGGCGTCGCTGCATCAGGCTTGCGCCCATTGTGCAATATTCCCCACTGCTGCCTCCCGTAGGAGTCTGGGCCGTATCTCAGTCCCAATGTGGCCGTCCACCCTCTCAGGCCGGCTACCCGTCGACGCCTTGGTAGGCCATTACCCCACCAACAAGCTGATAGGCCGCGGGCTCATCCCTAACCGAAAAAACTTTCCACAACCGACACTAAACGATTGTCCTATCCGGTATTAGACCCAGTTTCCCAAGCTTATCCCGAAGTTAGGGGCAGATCACCCACGTGTTACTCACCCGTTCGCCACTCGAGCACCCAGCAAGCTGGGCCTTTCCGTTCGACTTGCATGTGTTAAGCACGCCGCCAGCGTTCGTCCTGAGCCAGGATCAAACTCTCCACAAAAAACAAGAAAAAACATTCTCATTCAAAAAAGGTCAGGAAAGCCTGAAACCAGACAAAAAACAAACAACCAGCCCACAACACAACAAAATGTGTCGCAAAAATGATTGTCCAAAAAAATAGATGAAAAAACATGTGTGCCGCCATCCGACGAGGAAAAACACGACACACAAACACGTCAAAGAAACAAAAACCATTCCCCAACATGCATCATCAACCAGCATTAATATTTCACAAGCAAGCAACTACTCGCCGGCCACACCAACACCAACCAACAACACACACCACAAGAAACAATCCCTGCTCCCCAAACAAAGCAAACCACAAAAAAGTGATTCACCAGTGCATTGGTACACTATTGAGTTCTCAAACAACATGAACACACGACAAACACGAAACAAAAACTCATTGAAACCCGTTTGAACGCGGTAAGAAAAAACCTTACACAAAACAGCTTCACACTGTCAAACACTGTGCTAAGGAACTTTCCTCGACCTTACGGTCATCCATCCCTACCAGCGCCTTCCCGGCTGCCGTAGCGACTCGCACTAAGTTACACACCACCACGAAACTTCGCAAACCCCCAGCTCACACTCCACAATGCATAGCACGCCACCCTCACCCCACACGTCGGAAAGCAAAAAGACCGCTATCGATACAACCCGCGCGACTCAGCAACCCGATCAAGTAACTCATGAATATCTGCACGCGGAAGCTCCAATCGAACGGCTTCATCGACAAGTGGCACCAGAAAATGCTGCGTAAATTCTTCGCGGCGGCGCCCCTGAATCTTGGATGCAGCATCTTTTGCCACGAACATTCCGATCCCTCGGCGCGGTTCGAGGGTCCCCTCGGCCACAAGGAGTGCTAGACCTTTGCGCGCGGTGGCGGGATTGATGGAATGGAAGCGAGCAAGCTCGTTGGTCGATGGTGCCCGTTGGCCAGCTTTCAGTTCTTGACTGACAATCGCATCCTCAACAAGGGAGGCGATCTGCCTATACAAGGGTGCTTCTATAACTACCGGTGACACTTGACTGTTCCTTCACTTGTCCGAGCACTCTTTTCACCACGCCGGACATGCGGGTGCCATGTCATCTCATCGCCTATCGACACGGCAGGGACCTCCACATCCTGGAAGGAGTTTTCTAGCGGTCTAACACCTATCTGGGTTGGTTAGTTACAAGTGTAACTAACCCTGCTCAACCTCGGAGCACCTCCTTCTAAGTCAATATTTCGACGGTCCTGCTTGAGTACTGGCGGAAGGCAATCCGTATTTTGCCTATCCGTGCCATGAATCCCATGAGTGTGCACGGCAATCACGAAGCATTGTCTCCTCCGTTTTTCGCCCCTCACCTTGACGCCGCATTTTGACAGCTAGCGCCCGCGGATTCTTACACCCGTCCATTCCCCTTAATTGTTCTCCATTTGCCTCACAGTACTTCGTTGAGCTGGGAGTTTGCTAAGCCTATCGACGTAGGCCACCTAAATAGGGCATGCTAGAAAGCGCATAAACCTACTTTATTTTTAGATTTTGAAACGGAATATCAGGAGCCATGCTTGAACGCACACAGATTTTTGTGGATACCAGTTATCTACTCGCTAGCTTTTACAACTCATGGGAGATTGGCGCCCGCGCGCAATTAGAAATTGACCTACCCGAGGTCGTGGCCACCTTGGGATTAATGGTCACCAACCAGCTCGGCCAGCCGGTACATCGTCAGCTTTGGTATGACGGCATTCCTGATTCTGGTCCGCACCGCTATCAGCGCGCGCTTCGCACCTGCGAGGGTGTGCAATTGCGTGCGGGTCAGCTTATTGAATGGGGGGATCGTCGTACGCAAAAGGCGGTCGACACCCGCCTCGTTGCGGACATGGTTCTTGCCGGTGTGCGCCGCGATTTCACCGATCTCGTTCTAGTCTCGGGCGATGCCGACATGATTCCTGGGGTGCAGGAGGCCGTCAACGCCGGCGTCCGGGTCCATCTTTATGGCTTCGGCTGGGATTCGATGTCTTCGGCGCTTCGTCACGCGTGCGATTCAACGACGATCCTGGATCCGCGCGAGGACTTTGCCGAATGCATGCAGCTTGAGGTACTCGAAGGCCCGCTGCCACCGGTTATTCGAATGCCGGACAACGAAGGCCCCCAAGACAATTGCGAAGCGAAGGATTCCGAAGAAAGCCCTGCAGAGCGAGCTGCGGATCTTGGTTCGCAGCGTCCGGCCGACACCAGCGAGCCGGCCGGGGCACCCAGCCCCGGCGTTATCAAGGTGGCCGCCGAAAAGCCTACGCTTTCCGACGTTAACCTGTCCGAAGACGAACTGATTTCTGCCGCCCGCCCGGTCGCACCGCGTCCTGGTGAGGAGGCATTGAGCGCGGAAGACTGCACGGCCGAGCGCCAACAAACCGCGCCTTCTTCGGTGCCGAAGCCGGGTGCACACCGCACCATCACGGTGACGTCGACGCGGGAAGAGTCCCTCGAGGTCTCCGTCGAGACCGAGACCGGTGATGCAGACCCCTCTGCTTCTGGTCAGCAACCAGGCGAAACCCATTCCGGCGAGGATTCCACGGAACACGCACCCGCCGAACAGGCCAAGCCGACACCACCGAGCAAGCCCACGCCCAACCCATCGATGATGGCTCCTCGGCGCAAACTCCGCTCACGCTATGTCCCGCTGCCCAACGAAGTGTGGTCATCTGCCGGTTTTCAGACACCTTTCGACGTCGGGCAGCAATATGCGGTGTGGTGGTATGAAAACGCCGCTACCAGTGAGCAGCGCGATTCCGCTCATCTTTTATCCGGTGGCGGCCTCCCGCCGGAGATCGATCGCCCGTTGCTGCAGTTTGCCTGCGAGACCCTTCACGAGTACACGCTTACCGAGAGTCAGCGCGTGAGCCTGCGCGACGGCTTCCACTCCGGCATCCGCGGGGTGCTGCTTAGCGGTCGCTAAGTCATAAGCCAACACCAAACCCCCAGTTCTCTAGACATCAAAACGGGTGTCGAATCGGGGTTTTTGGTTTGCTTGGCCACCTGTTACTTCTTGTCTTCCTCGACCGGCTGCGCCTCGATAACATGTTCGTCGGCATCGGGATCGGCTGGCTTGTCGAGGGCTGGTGCGTCCTTCTTACCTTCGAGGGCCTGGCCGCCAGCGGTCTCGTTGCGCATCGCTGCACGGATCTCCTCGAGGCGACTGGCTGCCTTGAAGTCTGCACCGCTTGCTTCGATTTCGGCCATGCGTCCATCCATTGTGTGCTGCGTCAGTTCTTGGGCACCGAGCGCGTTGGAATAGCGACGCTCGATCTTTTCGCGAACGGCATCGAGGGTGGGGACGTCATCGTCGGGTGCGAGGGCGTCCATCTGGTTCATGGCCTTATTTGTGGTCTCTTGCATCTTGGTCTGCTGGACTTGTTGGGTCAGCTGGTCGATCTGCGCCATATGCTCTGCCAGGCGGGCCTCGGATTGCTTGACCTGTTCGCTAGCCTGCTTCGCGGCCTGGACAGCCTGGCCGTGCAAAGTCTTGGTTTCTTCAAGCTGCTGTTCGACATTAACCAGCTGGCTGGCATAGATCTCTGCGGCATTGCCGAACTCGGCAGCCTTGGCGGCATCACCCTCGAGGTTGGCTTTGTCGGCTAGCTGGAGGGCTTGGCGGGTGCGGTCGGTAATACTCTTTTGCTCCTCGAGAAGGCGATTGAGCTTCATCTCGAGTTGGTTGCGGTTTCCGATCACAGCCGAGGCCTGCTGTGCAATCTGCGCATGCTGCTCTTTAGCGGCGTCCGCTGCTTGCTTAATCTGGATGAGCGGATCCGCGTTCTCATCGATCTTCTGATCAAGGGAAGCGGTCAGATATTTCCAGCCTTTGGTAAATGGGTTTGCCATGGTGAGCCGTCCTTGAGGTGTTGGTGCCGTTTTGTTGGGCTTCGCCAGTTGAAGCAAGTCAAAACCAGGCGTCGCTGTAACAACCAAGCTTAATGACTTATGAGCATAGATGTCGGAAAGCAAGAAAATTATGTGTGCCTAAAACCGGCCAGCCGCTGGCCTCGTGCACCCCCAGTTGGCCAGATTGATAATGCTCCCCCACCTTGGCGTCGGAAAGCGAAGCAAAGCGCAACCCCGGTGCCACCGCAAACAACGACGGTGACACCGGGGTAAAGGAAGGCCTTTTTATGCCTGGTTCTGCTCAGCAACCTTCGCGCGAACCTCATCCATATCCAGGGCCTTGACCTGGGAAATCAGATCCTCAAGTGCCGCCGGGGGAAGGGCGCCGGCCTCGCGGTAGACGAGGATGCCATCGCGGAAGGCCATCAAAGTAGGGATGGACTGGATCTGCAATGCCGCAGCCAGACCCTGATTTGCCTCGGTGTCCAACTTTGCAAATACCGCGTCCGGGTGGTTTTCCGAGGACTTCTCAAAGGTCGGTGCGAATGCGCGGCACGGGCCGCACCACGATGCCCAGGCATCAACGAGGACGATGCCGTCCTGGGTCACGGTGTTTTCAAAGGTGTCCTCTGTAACAGCAATGGTTGCCACGAATTTGCTCCCTTGGGTTGTAGTAGTTGGGCCTATTGGTCCGTTCTATAGAAGCCTAACCATACAAGACTGAAACTTATTCCCCACCTCTTTTCCTCGTATTTCGCGGTCGTGTGCTTCGCCGCCGCATGCCGGAGTGGCCATACGCGAGGAGCCTATGCAACGCAGCTCTACTACCTGGTTCGATTTTTGGTCGGGTGTGGCGAAGATGACGTTTAAAGACCCCCGGACACCACGCGATAATAGGTATGCGCGCTAAGCTGTTGTGGTTATTAACCTATGAGTTAACCCCGTGAAAGGACCTCACATCATGACCAAGAATTACTACGTGGAGGGCATGACCTGCGAACACTGTGTCGCAGCTGTTACTGAGGAGCTGGAAAACGTCGCTGGCGCCCAGGGTGTAGAGGTCGATCTTGCCAGTGGCCGCGTTACCGTCACCGGCGAGGACTTCTCCGATGCTGATGTCGCGGCAGCCGTCGCGGAGGCCGGATACGCGCTCAAAGAGTGAGCGAGCTTTCTTATTGTTTATTTCAGCCACGATCGGTTCCCGCCGGTCGTGGCTTTTTGCTTTCCGACGCACACCGCCCCAGACCGACCCAGCGCGTGCCAGGCGGATAGCTCCACCTTGCTGCTACCCCCGAGTCTTAGGATGAACATGTGATGAGCTCACCAAATCTAACTGGGCGCAGCGCGCGCCTGGATAACCTCCCCCTCACCCCTAAACACAAGCGCATGCTATTTGGATCCGGCCTCGGCTGGGCGCTGGATGCGATGGATGTCGGCCTTATTTCCTTCATCATGGCTGCCTTAGCCAAGCACTGGGGACTAACCGCCACCGATACCTCCTGGCTAGCCTCAGTCGGTTTCATCGGCATGGCCATCGGCGCGACGTTCGGCGGCCTGCTTGCTGATCGCTTCGGCCGCCGCCGCATCTTCGCCCTCACCTTGTTGACCTACGGCATCGCAACTGGTGCTTCGGCCCTATCGACGGGCCTAGCGATGCTTATCGTCTTAAGGTTTATCGTGGGCTTGGGGCTCGGTGCTGAGCTCCCCGTTGCCTCAACTCTGATCTCTGAATTCGCTCCGGTTAAAGTACGCGGCCGCATGGTCGTGGCATTGGAGGCTTTTTGGGCACTGGGCTGGATTGCGGCCGCTGCCATCGGCGCCTTCGTGGTCTCTGCCAGCGACAACGGCTGGCGCTGGGCCTTAGCGCTAGGTTGCGTGCCTGCGCTGTATGCCCTCTACGTGCGCCTGGGCTTGCCGGAATCCGTGCGCTTTCTGGAATCCCGCGGCAGGCTCGCCGAGGCCGAGCAGGTCGTACGTTCTTTCGAGGAACAGGTCCCCGTAGAAGAACTGAAACGCATCCGCGCGCAGGCAAACGGCCTAGACAAGAGCGCGCCTGTGAGCGTCGGGAAGCACGATGACTCAGAGGCGGAAACCGCGACCTCGATCTGGGCACCCGCGCTGCGCGGACGCACCGCCGCACTGTGGACGGTTTGGTTTTGCATCAACCTCAGCTACTACGGCGCCTTCATCTGGATCCCTTCCCTGCTCGTGCAAGACGGCTTCAGCCTCGTCAAATCCTTCCAATTCACCCTCATCATCACTTTGGCGCAGCTGCCCGGTTACGCAGCGGCGGCGTGGCTCATTGAGGTGTGGGGAAGGCGCACAACGCTGGCGGTGTTTTTGGCTGGCTCCGCGATCGCCGCGGGTCTTTACGGCTTCGTCGACACCACGGCGATGATCATCGTCGCCGGATGCTTGCTCAGCTTCTTCAACTTAGGCGCCTGGGGTGCGCTGTATGCCATCGGACCGGAGCTGTATCCCACCAAGGTGCGCGGGGCCGGCACCGGGGCGGCTGCGGGATTCGGACGCATCGCCTCGATCATCGCCCCGCTCATCGTGCCGCTGATCATCGGCGCCGCCGGCCGCAACGCCTTGTTCCTACTCTTCGGCGCGGCCTTCGTCATCGCTGCGATTGCTGCCTGGACCTTGCCGGAGCAAAAGGGCAAGGTCTTGCACTAGCGTTAAGCTGCTGAAACTAGCCGCGAGCCATGTCCACGAAGCGCGAGTAGTGCAACTGGTGTGCCACCTGCACGGTGTCGATGGGTCCGCCGCGGTGCTTGGCTAGGATAATGTCCGCCTCACCGGCACGCTCGTTGTCCTTGTCCTGAGAGTCAGGGCGGTACAAGAGCATGACCATGTCGGCGTCCTGCTCCAGCGAGCCGGATTCACGCAGGTCGGCGATCTGCGGGCGCTTGTCGGTACGGGATTCCGGACCACGGTTGAGCTGCGAGATGGCAATCAGCGGGACATCGAGTTCCTTGGCCAAAAGCTTGAGCTGGCGGGAGAACTCGGAGACTTCCTGCTGGCGCGATTCCACGCGCTTGCCTGAGCTCATCAGCTGCAGGTAGTCGATCACGATCATCTGCAGATCATGCTTCTGCTTGAGCTGGCGAGCCTTCGAGCGAATCTCCATCATGGTGAGGTTGGCTGAGTCGTCAATAAACAGCGGGGCGTTTTCGATTTGTCCCACCCGCGTGGCCAGCTTGGCCCATGCCTCATCGTTGAGGCGGCCCGCGCGCATGTCGGAGAGCTTGACCTCGGTCTCAGCGGACAACAGGCGCATGACGATCTCTGACTTCGACATTTCCAAGGAGAAGACGACAGCGGTCTTGCCGTGCTTGATGGAGCACGACCGCACAAAGTCCAAAGCCAGGGTGGACTTGCCCACGCCGGGTCGGGCGGCCACGATGATCATCTGACCGCCGTGCAGGCCGTTGGTCAAGTTATCCAAGTCGATGAAGCCGGTTGGAATACCCATCGCCAGGCCACCGTTGGTGGTGATCTCATCGAGCTCATCCATCGTCGGCTGCAGCAGATCCATGAGCACGGAATAGTCTTCCGTCTTTGACTTCTTGGCGATATCGAAGACCTGTTGCTGCGCCATGTCGATCACGGCGTCGATCTCCGCGCCTTCGGTTCCCTCATAGCCGAGCTGGACGACGCGAGTGCCTGCGTCGACAAGCTTGCGCAGCAGCGCCTTTTCGGCAACGATTTCTGCATAATAGCGGGCGTTAGCGGCTGTCGGCACGCTCGAGATAAGCGTGTGCAGATACGGCGCACCGCCAGCGCGCTCAAGATCGTTATTGCGATCGAGGCGCGCGGCGACGATCACCGCGTCGATCTCCTTGTTATCCGCAAACAGGTCAATGATGGCCTGATAGATCAGCACATGCGCCGGACGGTAGAAGTCCTCGGGGCTGAGCAGCTCGATGATGTCGACCACCGTGGACGGGGACATGAGCATAGCACCCAACACGCCCTGCTCAGCCTCATTATCATGCGGTGGCTGACGAAACTCGCCGAAAGGATTGAGATTGGCATTCCGGTTGGCGCCACCGCGCTTGCGATCCCCGCCCCGCCACTGTTGACGCGGACGCGATTGGGCAAACGCCGGGGTGAGCTCAGTGCCAAAATCCGGTGGGTAGTCCAAATCATCGGGCACTGGGGGCTCATCATTGACGATTGGTGGTACGAAGTCATCGTCAAAGCTTGCATTGCTTGCGCCATCTAAACCTGCGGACACAATACCCCACGCCTTCCATGTATCGTTTTCACCCCGTTGCGCCAACGCACAACGAATAAAGACGCGCCCCGAAAGGCGCCCTACTGATTGTAGGACTAAATGCGGCGCGGGTGGGTT containing:
- a CDS encoding GntR family transcriptional regulator translates to MSPVVIEAPLYRQIASLVEDAIVSQELKAGQRAPSTNELARFHSINPATARKGLALLVAEGTLEPRRGIGMFVAKDAASKIQGRRREEFTQHFLVPLVDEAVRLELPRADIHELLDRVAESRGLYR
- a CDS encoding NYN domain-containing protein, which codes for MLERTQIFVDTSYLLASFYNSWEIGARAQLEIDLPEVVATLGLMVTNQLGQPVHRQLWYDGIPDSGPHRYQRALRTCEGVQLRAGQLIEWGDRRTQKAVDTRLVADMVLAGVRRDFTDLVLVSGDADMIPGVQEAVNAGVRVHLYGFGWDSMSSALRHACDSTTILDPREDFAECMQLEVLEGPLPPVIRMPDNEGPQDNCEAKDSEESPAERAADLGSQRPADTSEPAGAPSPGVIKVAAEKPTLSDVNLSEDELISAARPVAPRPGEEALSAEDCTAERQQTAPSSVPKPGAHRTITVTSTREESLEVSVETETGDADPSASGQQPGETHSGEDSTEHAPAEQAKPTPPSKPTPNPSMMAPRRKLRSRYVPLPNEVWSSAGFQTPFDVGQQYAVWWYENAATSEQRDSAHLLSGGGLPPEIDRPLLQFACETLHEYTLTESQRVSLRDGFHSGIRGVLLSGR
- a CDS encoding PspA/IM30 family protein, producing the protein MANPFTKGWKYLTASLDQKIDENADPLIQIKQAADAAKEQHAQIAQQASAVIGNRNQLEMKLNRLLEEQKSITDRTRQALQLADKANLEGDAAKAAEFGNAAEIYASQLVNVEQQLEETKTLHGQAVQAAKQASEQVKQSEARLAEHMAQIDQLTQQVQQTKMQETTNKAMNQMDALAPDDDVPTLDAVREKIERRYSNALGAQELTQHTMDGRMAEIEASGADFKAASRLEEIRAAMRNETAGGQALEGKKDAPALDKPADPDADEHVIEAQPVEEDKK
- the trxA gene encoding thioredoxin yields the protein MATIAVTEDTFENTVTQDGIVLVDAWASWCGPCRAFAPTFEKSSENHPDAVFAKLDTEANQGLAAALQIQSIPTLMAFRDGILVYREAGALPPAALEDLISQVKALDMDEVRAKVAEQNQA
- a CDS encoding heavy-metal-associated domain-containing protein, with product MTKNYYVEGMTCEHCVAAVTEELENVAGAQGVEVDLASGRVTVTGEDFSDADVAAAVAEAGYALKE
- a CDS encoding MFS transporter; amino-acid sequence: MAALAKHWGLTATDTSWLASVGFIGMAIGATFGGLLADRFGRRRIFALTLLTYGIATGASALSTGLAMLIVLRFIVGLGLGAELPVASTLISEFAPVKVRGRMVVALEAFWALGWIAAAAIGAFVVSASDNGWRWALALGCVPALYALYVRLGLPESVRFLESRGRLAEAEQVVRSFEEQVPVEELKRIRAQANGLDKSAPVSVGKHDDSEAETATSIWAPALRGRTAALWTVWFCINLSYYGAFIWIPSLLVQDGFSLVKSFQFTLIITLAQLPGYAAAAWLIEVWGRRTTLAVFLAGSAIAAGLYGFVDTTAMIIVAGCLLSFFNLGAWGALYAIGPELYPTKVRGAGTGAAAGFGRIASIIAPLIVPLIIGAAGRNALFLLFGAAFVIAAIAAWTLPEQKGKVLH
- the dnaB gene encoding replicative DNA helicase translates to MSAGLDGASNASFDDDFVPPIVNDEPPVPDDLDYPPDFGTELTPAFAQSRPRQQWRGGDRKRGGANRNANLNPFGEFRQPPHDNEAEQGVLGAMLMSPSTVVDIIELLSPEDFYRPAHVLIYQAIIDLFADNKEIDAVIVAARLDRNNDLERAGGAPYLHTLISSVPTAANARYYAEIVAEKALLRKLVDAGTRVVQLGYEGTEGAEIDAVIDMAQQQVFDIAKKSKTEDYSVLMDLLQPTMDELDEITTNGGLAMGIPTGFIDLDNLTNGLHGGQMIIVAARPGVGKSTLALDFVRSCSIKHGKTAVVFSLEMSKSEIVMRLLSAETEVKLSDMRAGRLNDEAWAKLATRVGQIENAPLFIDDSANLTMMEIRSKARQLKQKHDLQMIVIDYLQLMSSGKRVESRQQEVSEFSRQLKLLAKELDVPLIAISQLNRGPESRTDKRPQIADLRESGSLEQDADMVMLLYRPDSQDKDNERAGEADIILAKHRGGPIDTVQVAHQLHYSRFVDMARG